In Fusobacterium hwasookii, a single window of DNA contains:
- a CDS encoding DUF1456 family protein: MTNNDFLRRFRYALNIKDNTMIQIFKKGNITLTREDVIDYLKKDIDEGFKKLTNNDLIAFLDGLIIQKRGKREDGTPAPQIKVTKNNLNNIILRKLRIALSFKRYDMINVFKLGGIEISESELSALFRSEDHKNYKECGDKYVRVFLKGLTEYYRN; encoded by the coding sequence ACTAATAATGATTTTTTAAGAAGATTTAGATATGCTCTTAATATTAAAGATAATACTATGATTCAAATTTTTAAGAAAGGAAATATAACTCTTACAAGAGAAGATGTAATTGATTATTTAAAAAAAGATATTGATGAAGGTTTTAAAAAATTAACTAATAATGATTTAATTGCTTTTTTAGATGGGTTAATTATACAAAAAAGAGGAAAAAGAGAAGATGGAACACCTGCTCCACAAATAAAAGTTACAAAAAATAATCTAAATAATATTATATTGAGAAAATTAAGAATAGCTCTATCTTTTAAAAGGTATGATATGATTAATGTTTTTAAACTTGGTGGAATAGAGATTTCTGAAAGTGAGTTAAGTGCATTATTTAGAAGTGAAGACCACAAAAATTACAAGGAATGTGGAGATAAATATGTGAGAGTCTTTTTAAAAGGCTTAACAGAATATTATAGAAATTAG